One window of Sporocytophaga myxococcoides DSM 11118 genomic DNA carries:
- a CDS encoding acyltransferase family protein has protein sequence MSKKCFQFDTVRFIAFLKVFLNHLPLATLPVLHVFQSTGTNRFFFVLSGFLITFVILNEKVKYQSFNFIKFITKRTLRVVPLYYLIIAFAFLTPAILSLLQLPSSNKGYDPELIWSVTFMENYKMMFERDSANVSPLSVVWSLCTEIHFYILWGLAFLFLKPKNSLYLIGLALIIATPFRILYNSHALVAADLASNLDYFAFGAIPAYLYVMRNHNFEEWLSYVPNIFKIFIYVIAVLFVFVVPQFNFPYKYVIEPLCFGIIFMFVISFLTTIKTEETKSNRLFSYLGTFTYGMYIYHTIVINLMIKIFSMLGLEEDNMLNIFLLSASCLLITIGISVVSYHLFEKHFLHLGEKSENTDSLAYLKK, from the coding sequence AGCACCGGAACCAACAGGTTTTTTTTCGTACTCAGCGGCTTCCTGATCACCTTTGTAATTCTTAATGAGAAGGTTAAATATCAGTCATTCAATTTCATAAAATTCATTACCAAACGTACGCTAAGAGTAGTACCTCTTTATTATCTGATTATTGCCTTTGCTTTTCTGACCCCTGCAATTCTCAGTTTGTTGCAACTACCATCATCAAACAAAGGATATGATCCGGAACTCATATGGTCTGTAACTTTTATGGAAAACTACAAGATGATGTTTGAAAGAGATTCAGCTAATGTATCCCCTTTAAGCGTTGTCTGGAGTCTTTGTACTGAGATTCATTTTTACATTTTGTGGGGGCTGGCTTTTCTTTTCCTTAAGCCTAAAAATTCTTTATATCTTATTGGTTTAGCTTTAATAATAGCCACACCTTTCAGAATCCTTTATAATAGCCATGCTTTGGTTGCTGCAGACCTTGCAAGTAATCTGGACTATTTTGCCTTCGGAGCAATACCAGCTTATCTGTATGTTATGCGAAATCATAATTTTGAAGAATGGCTCAGCTATGTTCCCAATATCTTTAAAATTTTCATTTATGTAATAGCTGTCTTATTTGTATTCGTCGTCCCTCAATTTAACTTTCCTTATAAGTACGTCATTGAACCATTGTGCTTCGGAATTATTTTTATGTTTGTCATTTCATTCCTGACAACGATAAAAACCGAAGAGACCAAAAGCAACAGACTCTTCTCCTACTTGGGAACATTCACGTATGGAATGTATATTTATCACACCATAGTAATTAATCTCATGATAAAAATCTTTAGCATGTTAGGTTTAGAGGAGGACAATATGCTTAACATATTCCTTCTGTCCGCTTCCTGCCTTCTGATAACCATCGGAATAAGCGTTGTCTCTTATCATCTATTTGAAAAACATTTTTTACACTTAGGAGAAAAATCAGAGAATACAGATTCATTGGCATACCTAAAGAAGTAA